The genomic region TTTCACGATGCAGCGTGTGCTTTCTGCATCGCGAACAGTATTTATTAAACTCCATCCTGCCAGGATCGTTTCGGCGGTTTTTTTCCGTCGTATAATTCCGCTCCTGGCATTCCGTACATTCCATCGTAATTACCGGACGAACATCTTTCTTAGCCATCTGTCACCAAC from Anaerolineales bacterium harbors:
- the rpmG gene encoding 50S ribosomal protein L33, with amino-acid sequence MAKKDVRPVITMECTECQERNYTTEKNRRNDPGRMEFNKYCSRCRKHTLHRETK